One window of the Mycobacterium sp. SVM_VP21 genome contains the following:
- a CDS encoding AI-2E family transporter, with amino-acid sequence MNHDFTPTQRRALAVFTVIALLFGAYFLRTYFVLIVVAAVGAYLFTPLFRLLNRRVSSGLAATGTLLAALVAVIVPVGLSVFLAVAQISRTVGEVAEWVQATDPNALGDKVLKFINGALAKVPFVHVELTMESLRGAMVNVAQKGGELLLHVLQGAVGGVVGAVTSAIIFLYVFLALLTHREELHTLIRRLNPLGGEVTDLYLAKMGSMVRGTVGGQFVIAFCQGVAGAASIYIGGFHQAFFIFAILLTALSIIPLGGGIVTMPFGIGMALFGNVIGGLFVFFFHLIVVTNIDNFLRPVLVPRDARLNSALMLLAVFAGIAMFGFWGIVIGPVLMIIIVTTIDVYLAAFSSEETGEELFADS; translated from the coding sequence ATGAACCACGACTTCACGCCCACCCAACGACGGGCGCTGGCGGTCTTCACCGTGATCGCGCTGCTATTCGGCGCCTACTTCCTACGCACCTACTTCGTGCTGATCGTGGTGGCCGCGGTCGGTGCCTACCTGTTCACCCCGCTGTTCCGGTTGCTCAATCGCAGGGTGTCCAGCGGGCTGGCGGCCACCGGGACCCTGCTGGCGGCCTTGGTCGCCGTCATCGTCCCGGTCGGATTGTCGGTCTTTCTGGCCGTCGCGCAGATCTCCCGCACCGTGGGCGAAGTCGCCGAATGGGTGCAGGCCACCGACCCCAACGCCCTGGGCGACAAGGTGTTGAAGTTCATCAACGGCGCGTTGGCCAAGGTGCCGTTCGTGCACGTCGAGCTGACCATGGAATCGCTGCGCGGGGCGATGGTGAACGTGGCGCAGAAGGGCGGCGAGCTGCTGCTGCATGTGTTGCAGGGCGCCGTCGGCGGAGTGGTGGGCGCGGTCACCTCGGCGATCATCTTCTTGTACGTGTTCCTGGCATTGCTGACCCACCGCGAGGAACTGCACACGCTGATCCGACGGCTCAACCCGCTCGGCGGCGAAGTGACCGATCTGTATCTGGCCAAGATGGGCTCGATGGTGCGCGGCACCGTCGGCGGACAGTTCGTCATCGCGTTCTGCCAGGGCGTCGCCGGGGCCGCCTCCATCTACATCGGCGGATTCCACCAGGCGTTCTTCATCTTCGCGATCCTGTTGACCGCCTTGTCGATCATCCCGCTCGGCGGAGGCATCGTGACCATGCCGTTCGGCATCGGAATGGCACTGTTCGGCAACGTCATCGGCGGGCTGTTCGTGTTCTTCTTCCACCTGATCGTGGTGACCAACATCGACAACTTCTTGCGACCGGTGCTGGTGCCGCGCGACGCCCGGCTCAATTCCGCCCTGATGCTGCTGGCTGTTTTCGCCGGGATTGCCATGTTCGGCTTCTGGGGCATCGTGATCGGTCCGGTGCTGATGATCATCATCGTCACCACCATCGACGTCTACCTGGCGGCATTCTCCAGCGAGGAGACGGGCGAGGAACTGTTCGCGGACAGTTAG